In Oscillatoria acuminata PCC 6304, a single window of DNA contains:
- a CDS encoding GerMN domain-containing protein, with the protein MQNGQTRRIPLGVIATLSAVVVAAGGGTAWWAVNSQKDVTLNGMNPVPGQTRDPGVNIPVTQDPSVTPPTALNPIEQSVQIYVVQDTGTQFELASVPVSVQATEQPDAVLKAAFDRLVTQPPNSAGFSEIPQGTQVLNVEVKQNGIYVNLSPEFTSGGGSSSMTARLGQVVYTATTLDPNASVWISVGGQPLEVLGGEGLEIPLPITRTIFESEFPL; encoded by the coding sequence ATGCAAAATGGACAAACTCGCCGCATTCCCCTGGGTGTTATTGCCACCCTCTCCGCTGTCGTTGTCGCCGCAGGTGGTGGTACCGCTTGGTGGGCGGTGAATTCTCAAAAGGACGTCACCCTCAATGGCATGAATCCAGTTCCCGGCCAAACCAGGGACCCCGGGGTAAATATCCCAGTCACCCAGGACCCGAGTGTAACTCCTCCCACGGCGCTCAATCCCATTGAGCAATCGGTGCAAATTTATGTGGTCCAAGATACCGGGACCCAATTTGAACTGGCCTCTGTCCCCGTGTCTGTGCAGGCTACAGAACAACCCGATGCCGTGTTAAAAGCCGCCTTTGATCGCTTGGTCACCCAACCACCCAATAGCGCTGGCTTTAGCGAAATTCCCCAGGGCACCCAAGTGCTGAATGTCGAGGTCAAGCAGAATGGCATCTATGTCAACCTCTCCCCTGAGTTTACCTCCGGAGGTGGCAGTAGCTCGATGACCGCTAGATTAGGCCAAGTGGTTTATACGGCGACTACCTTGGATCCCAATGCCTCGGTCTGGATTTCCGTAGGCGGTCAACCGTTGGAAGTATTGGGGGGTGAAGGGTTAGAGATTCCTCTACCGATTACCCGCACCATTTTTGAGTCCGAGTTTCCGCTGTAA
- the thiL gene encoding thiamine-phosphate kinase, which yields MWDPENSLSVRELGEQGLLKRLQRFCPAEWVGDDAAAIAMTPEPNRSLVVTTDMLVDGVHFSDRTTSAEDVGWRAAAANLSDLAAMGATPLAITVSLGLQGDTPVSWVEGVYTGMVSCLDAYQTAIAGGDVCQSPVNVISITAFGWVPTDRTIRRQNGKPGDAIVVTGVHGASRAGLELLLHPETGKDWSEEEIRELITAHQRPNPRLDVLPILWEVMGEGGEIAGMDSSDGLADAIVQIARASGVGATLERGLIPLPARLKQRVGEERAVEWALYGGEDFELVLCLPPLVASEFVERVGNGAAIVGTLTKSTRVCLTDSTGAYADEVITQNLSFQHF from the coding sequence ATGTGGGATCCAGAAAATTCCCTTTCGGTTCGCGAGTTGGGGGAACAGGGACTGTTGAAACGATTGCAGCGATTTTGTCCAGCGGAGTGGGTGGGGGATGATGCAGCGGCGATCGCCATGACACCGGAACCGAATCGGTCGTTGGTGGTGACGACGGATATGTTGGTGGATGGGGTGCATTTTAGCGATCGCACCACCTCTGCTGAAGATGTGGGGTGGCGCGCGGCCGCGGCGAATTTATCGGATTTAGCCGCAATGGGGGCTACTCCCTTAGCAATTACTGTCAGTTTAGGATTGCAGGGGGATACCCCAGTGTCTTGGGTGGAGGGGGTTTATACCGGGATGGTGAGTTGTTTGGATGCTTATCAGACTGCGATCGCCGGTGGGGATGTTTGTCAATCTCCGGTGAATGTCATTTCGATTACGGCGTTTGGTTGGGTGCCAACGGACCGGACGATTCGCCGGCAGAATGGGAAACCCGGCGATGCGATCGTGGTAACTGGAGTGCATGGAGCCTCCCGTGCGGGATTAGAATTATTGCTGCATCCAGAAACTGGCAAGGATTGGTCAGAAGAGGAGATTCGGGAATTAATTACCGCCCATCAACGTCCGAACCCTCGCCTGGATGTGTTACCGATTTTGTGGGAGGTGATGGGGGAGGGGGGAGAAATAGCCGGAATGGATAGTTCCGATGGGTTAGCCGATGCGATCGTGCAAATTGCCCGAGCGAGTGGGGTCGGCGCAACCCTAGAGCGGGGTTTGATTCCCTTGCCAGCCCGTTTGAAGCAGAGAGTGGGGGAGGAACGGGCAGTGGAGTGGGCCTTGTACGGGGGAGAAGATTTTGAACTCGTGCTGTGTCTGCCCCCTTTGGTAGCATCTGAGTTCGTCGAACGAGTTGGAAATGGAGCGGCGATCGTGGGAACCTTAACAAAAAGCACCAGGGTTTGTCTAACTGACTCCACTGGTGCTTATGCTGACGAAGTGATCACTCAAAATTTG
- the accB gene encoding acetyl-CoA carboxylase biotin carboxyl carrier protein, translated as MQLDLSQLSELLGAFNGTDISELILKSGDFELTLRKDRMIAERVGIPVEPGLILTTEGTGAIAPPRPPIEQATPTPPPSGTPGPTGGNGLGGPSGSSPAPVTNDRKFLEVISPMVGTFYRSPSPDEAPFVAIGDRIKIGQTVCIIEAMKLMNEIEAEVSGQVVEILVENGTPVEYGQPLMRISPE; from the coding sequence GTGCAACTGGATTTAAGCCAACTGAGTGAGCTGCTTGGGGCTTTCAATGGAACGGATATTTCTGAGCTGATTTTAAAAAGTGGCGATTTTGAGCTGACCCTACGCAAGGACAGGATGATTGCCGAGCGGGTGGGGATCCCGGTTGAGCCTGGGTTGATCCTGACAACTGAAGGAACTGGGGCGATCGCGCCTCCGCGCCCCCCGATTGAGCAGGCTACTCCCACACCCCCACCCTCGGGGACCCCTGGGCCTACAGGGGGGAATGGCCTGGGGGGTCCCAGCGGTAGTTCTCCGGCTCCGGTGACGAACGATCGCAAGTTTTTGGAGGTCATTTCCCCAATGGTGGGGACGTTCTATCGCTCTCCCTCTCCGGATGAAGCGCCATTTGTGGCGATCGGCGATCGCATCAAAATCGGCCAAACCGTCTGCATCATTGAGGCGATGAAGTTGATGAATGAAATTGAGGCGGAGGTTTCCGGACAAGTGGTGGAAATTTTGGTCGAAAATGGTACTCCGGTAGAATACGGTCAACCTTTGATGCGGATTAGCCCCGAGTAA
- a CDS encoding peptidylprolyl isomerase: protein MLASTKKITNLWQRGLKAALLVVLMTSLSLGLSAAWWDGGNSSTTNRTSVLPQGNAITDGKALLRYALPIKNRAIREAQSSLEDIGQQLRGKRWSSITSDITKAAGIFTNREADILEDIPESQQANASAILDQIKEEIGTLRSIVEAEDKPATQDGRDRLLGLVGQLEKMMVAEFPYQVPAEYSHLPQLLGRATVAVETNKGNLTVVLDGYSAPVTSGNFVDLVQRGFYDGLEFIRSEDFYVLQTGDPVGPDQGFIDPDTGEYRNIPLEVLVRGDIQPTYGITLEEAGRFREQPVLPFSAFGTVAMARPEDDPDGGSSQFFFFLFEPELTPAGLNLLDGRYSVFGYVVEGKEILEKLKQGDQILSMKVVQGIENFVPAQAS, encoded by the coding sequence ATGCTGGCTTCAACTAAAAAAATTACAAATTTATGGCAACGTGGCCTCAAAGCCGCTTTATTGGTCGTACTGATGACCAGTCTCTCCCTGGGATTGAGCGCTGCTTGGTGGGATGGCGGCAACAGTTCCACGACGAATCGCACCAGTGTCCTACCCCAAGGCAATGCCATTACCGATGGTAAAGCTCTGTTGCGGTACGCCTTACCCATTAAAAATCGAGCCATCCGTGAGGCCCAAAGCAGTTTGGAAGATATTGGACAGCAGCTACGCGGGAAACGCTGGAGTTCGATCACCAGTGATATCACTAAAGCTGCCGGGATTTTTACCAATCGCGAGGCGGATATCTTGGAGGATATTCCCGAATCGCAACAAGCGAACGCTAGTGCTATCCTCGACCAAATTAAAGAGGAAATTGGCACCTTGCGATCGATAGTAGAGGCTGAGGATAAACCCGCCACTCAGGATGGACGCGATCGCCTCCTAGGTTTAGTCGGCCAACTCGAAAAAATGATGGTTGCCGAATTCCCTTATCAAGTCCCCGCAGAATACAGCCACCTGCCTCAACTCCTGGGCCGCGCCACCGTCGCTGTCGAAACCAACAAAGGCAATCTCACCGTGGTCCTAGACGGCTATAGCGCCCCAGTGACCTCGGGCAACTTTGTGGACCTCGTTCAGCGCGGATTTTACGATGGCCTAGAATTTATTCGCTCAGAAGATTTCTATGTCCTCCAAACTGGGGATCCCGTGGGACCCGACCAAGGCTTTATCGACCCGGATACCGGAGAATATCGCAATATTCCCCTGGAAGTCCTGGTCCGTGGGGATATTCAACCCACTTATGGGATTACCTTGGAAGAGGCGGGACGCTTTCGAGAACAGCCGGTCCTCCCCTTTTCCGCTTTTGGGACCGTCGCAATGGCCCGCCCAGAAGATGACCCCGATGGCGGTTCTTCGCAGTTTTTCTTCTTCCTATTTGAACCAGAGTTAACCCCTGCCGGTCTCAATTTGCTCGATGGTCGGTATTCGGTCTTTGGCTATGTGGTTGAAGGGAAGGAAATTTTAGAAAAGCTCAAACAGGGGGATCAGATTCTCTCGATGAAAGTGGTCCAAGGGATAGAAAATTTCGTTCCCGCCCAAGCCAGCTAA
- a CDS encoding HEAT repeat domain-containing protein, translated as MNAERFAFKLIVEKTENWGQDTVTLPENLPRSEAGEKALSEFLQVMQLELEDARLEESQVQEYREPLTEFVSQPLVQETLLGVFDKDCKTISTDTLAQTWTDLNLTALPEGFNWEAVARIYFKQIKAFVHARELVDRLLNSTREDALTLDDIKQDVFLQHLFDEPWHEVMRQIVRMIEPELAAELLDSLIENQVEPSNFTHLFVAAECLAVLPEHTALRGIANQLRDRLQSLTQHPEVDELILTRLRAISTLARVWKMDADTLPWLQSLVESPVAETIRMSAVDEIALSWKERPEILSWLKTLAQSAVAEITRVSAVRSLATHYRQDPEILPLLKTLAQSDRYWLVREAALEELAEGWHDDPQTFSLIAAIAQSDPEADVREAAVEELAKGWSHDKETSALIRTLAESDEDWHVRIAAMQQFAIAWYDNTSTLGWLRNRALSDPDWHVRIAAMQQIATGWFDDPETVAWLRDRIVSQDTWQVRVAALQLAAAWFEDPKTLPILKDIASSDRDRRVREAAVHEFTRTWKDDPELLPILKSRATQDEHWQVRVAALQQLATGWYDDPETLPILKVRAINDASSDVRMTTLRELASGWFDDPETLPILKSRATSDQGWDVRIVALRELATGWKEHSETWTIVKSRAQSDDNWAVRLAGAIELVTHWPENLETLEIVKARACNDADSFVRLSALQQLLKGGWDDAAVFAVLCDRAVNDPFVPLQDGALNPRLTALEAIVQYYGTHPETLPLLRDRAQSDPDEKVRAFAQSVLNTPGKN; from the coding sequence ATGAACGCTGAACGGTTTGCTTTTAAGCTAATTGTGGAAAAAACTGAAAATTGGGGACAAGATACCGTAACCCTCCCGGAAAATCTACCTCGTTCTGAGGCTGGGGAAAAAGCCCTCAGTGAATTTTTGCAAGTGATGCAGCTTGAGCTAGAGGATGCTCGCTTAGAGGAGTCGCAGGTGCAGGAGTACCGCGAACCCCTAACGGAATTCGTCTCGCAACCGTTGGTACAGGAAACCCTGTTAGGAGTTTTTGACAAGGACTGCAAAACTATCTCCACGGATACTTTAGCCCAAACCTGGACTGATCTCAATTTGACTGCCCTTCCGGAAGGGTTTAATTGGGAGGCGGTAGCGCGAATCTATTTCAAACAAATTAAAGCCTTTGTTCACGCTAGAGAATTAGTCGATCGCCTACTGAACTCCACCCGAGAAGATGCGCTCACCTTGGATGACATCAAACAAGATGTATTTCTGCAACATCTGTTTGATGAACCCTGGCATGAAGTGATGCGGCAAATCGTCCGGATGATTGAGCCAGAATTAGCAGCAGAGTTACTCGATTCTCTGATAGAAAACCAAGTCGAACCCTCTAACTTTACTCACTTATTTGTAGCGGCAGAATGTCTGGCGGTTCTGCCTGAACACACTGCCTTGAGGGGAATCGCCAATCAACTGCGCGATCGCCTCCAATCCTTAACTCAACATCCAGAAGTGGATGAACTCATCCTCACCCGCCTCCGCGCCATTTCCACCCTGGCGCGAGTCTGGAAAATGGACGCGGATACTCTCCCCTGGTTACAATCCTTGGTAGAATCCCCCGTTGCTGAAACCATCCGCATGAGTGCCGTGGATGAAATCGCCCTCTCGTGGAAAGAACGCCCGGAGATTCTCTCCTGGCTCAAAACCTTAGCACAATCCGCCGTGGCTGAAATTACCCGGGTGAGTGCGGTGCGATCGCTGGCAACTCACTACCGCCAGGACCCGGAGATTCTCCCCCTACTCAAAACCTTAGCCCAAAGCGATCGCTATTGGCTGGTCCGAGAGGCGGCATTGGAAGAGTTGGCTGAGGGATGGCACGATGATCCCCAGACTTTTTCCTTGATTGCGGCGATCGCTCAATCCGACCCCGAGGCGGATGTGAGAGAGGCGGCGGTAGAAGAACTCGCCAAAGGTTGGAGTCACGATAAGGAAACTTCTGCCCTGATTCGCACCTTAGCGGAGTCTGATGAAGATTGGCACGTCAGAATTGCCGCCATGCAACAGTTTGCGATCGCCTGGTATGACAATACCTCAACCCTAGGTTGGCTGCGAAATCGCGCTCTTTCTGACCCCGATTGGCACGTCAGAATTGCCGCGATGCAGCAGATTGCTACCGGCTGGTTTGATGACCCCGAAACCGTCGCTTGGTTACGCGATCGCATCGTTTCCCAGGACACCTGGCAAGTGCGCGTCGCGGCCTTACAACTGGCTGCCGCTTGGTTTGAAGACCCGAAAACCTTACCGATTCTAAAAGATATCGCCTCTTCTGACCGCGATCGCCGGGTCCGGGAAGCGGCAGTGCACGAGTTTACTCGCACCTGGAAGGATGACCCAGAACTGTTACCCATCCTCAAATCCCGGGCGACTCAGGACGAACATTGGCAGGTGCGTGTCGCTGCCTTACAGCAACTGGCCACGGGATGGTATGACGACCCAGAAACCTTGCCGATTCTCAAGGTTCGGGCGATCAATGATGCCTCCTCGGATGTGAGGATGACGACCTTGCGGGAACTGGCTTCCGGTTGGTTTGATGACCCAGAAACTTTGCCAATTTTGAAAAGTCGGGCTACCTCGGATCAAGGCTGGGATGTGAGAATTGTCGCCCTGCGAGAATTGGCAACGGGTTGGAAGGAACATTCGGAAACTTGGACGATTGTCAAAAGCCGCGCTCAATCCGATGACAATTGGGCTGTGCGTCTGGCCGGGGCGATCGAGTTGGTGACTCACTGGCCCGAAAATCTGGAAACGTTGGAGATTGTCAAAGCCCGCGCTTGTAACGATGCGGATTCGTTTGTGAGACTTTCAGCCTTGCAACAGTTACTTAAGGGGGGATGGGATGACGCTGCGGTATTTGCCGTTTTGTGCGATCGCGCCGTCAATGATCCGTTTGTGCCGTTACAAGATGGGGCACTCAATCCTCGACTCACGGCCCTGGAAGCCATCGTCCAGTATTATGGGACTCACCCAGAGACTCTCCCCTTACTCCGCGATCGCGCCCAATCCGACCCCGATGAAAAAGTGCGGGCCTTTGCTCAATCCGTCTTAAACACCCCGGGCAAAAACTAG
- a CDS encoding ArsR/SmtB family transcription factor: MKRAQPLPQEVLQQVAEYFSILSEPMRLKLLNLLRDGEKCVQELVDATSTSQANVSKHLKVMLQAGILSRRTEGTSAYYRVEDPLIFELCNLVCDRLAERIEQQARQFRSLSLHGKR, translated from the coding sequence ATGAAACGAGCGCAACCCTTACCCCAAGAAGTATTGCAACAAGTGGCGGAATACTTCAGTATTTTGAGTGAGCCCATGCGCTTGAAGCTCTTAAACTTACTCAGAGATGGCGAAAAATGTGTGCAAGAGTTAGTTGATGCCACTTCAACGAGTCAGGCCAATGTTTCTAAACATCTGAAAGTCATGCTGCAAGCGGGAATTCTCAGTCGTCGAACCGAAGGCACTTCTGCTTATTATCGCGTCGAAGATCCGCTGATTTTTGAGCTCTGTAACCTCGTCTGCGATCGCCTTGCGGAGCGGATTGAACAACAAGCCCGTCAATTCCGCTCTTTGAGCTTGCATGGAAAACGATAA
- a CDS encoding LmeA family phospholipid-binding protein gives MELLTLVLTGILTLVSPVGVTFDNIAEGDIREALHDAEQLEVRLDNAPNYRLLTGNIQRLRFAGRGLYVTPELRIDTVEIESDPIAVDINRLNQEDATSIPRFLREPLQGGMRVVITEADLNRALRSPAAAEPLRELGIGITRTNDPEAQRDPQRFQIVNPEVEFLANNRVRFQLEIADRRDNESVQILLETGLTSVNGARIQAVNPTIRINNEEAPAQLITVFSRILDRALDLRKYEDRGLFARFLKFELSPDRLEVAAFIRIDQPDALSGLTRE, from the coding sequence ATGGAATTATTGACCCTGGTTTTAACCGGAATTCTCACCTTAGTGTCCCCCGTTGGGGTGACATTCGATAATATTGCTGAGGGAGATATTCGCGAGGCCCTCCATGATGCCGAACAGTTGGAAGTCCGGCTGGATAATGCCCCAAACTACAGGCTACTGACTGGCAATATTCAACGGTTACGCTTTGCGGGGCGGGGATTGTACGTCACGCCGGAGCTTCGCATCGATACAGTGGAAATCGAAAGCGACCCGATCGCCGTCGATATTAACCGTCTCAACCAAGAAGACGCCACCTCAATCCCGCGCTTTCTCCGGGAACCCTTACAGGGGGGGATGCGCGTCGTGATCACCGAGGCAGACCTCAACCGCGCCTTGCGATCGCCTGCTGCTGCTGAACCCCTCCGAGAACTGGGGATCGGGATCACCCGCACCAACGACCCCGAGGCCCAAAGGGACCCCCAACGCTTTCAAATTGTCAACCCCGAGGTGGAATTTTTAGCCAATAATCGCGTGCGGTTCCAGTTGGAAATTGCAGACCGCCGGGATAACGAATCCGTGCAAATCCTGTTAGAGACTGGGTTAACCTCGGTTAATGGCGCAAGAATCCAAGCGGTCAACCCGACCATCCGGATTAACAATGAAGAGGCCCCCGCTCAGTTGATCACAGTTTTCTCCCGAATCCTCGATCGCGCCCTAGACCTCAGAAAATATGAAGACCGGGGATTATTTGCTCGGTTTTTAAAATTTGAACTCAGTCCCGATCGCCTAGAAGTTGCCGCCTTTATTCGCATCGATCAGCCCGATGCCTTGTCGGGATTGACTCGTGAGTAA
- the efp gene encoding elongation factor P, with protein MISSNDFRTGVTIELDGVVWRVVEFLHVKPGKGSAFVRTKLKNVQNGSVIERTFRAAESVPQATLEKNTMQYTYREGEQLVFMDMGTYEETRLSEQQIGDRVKYLKEGMEVNVVRWGEQVLEVELPNSVVLEVTQTDPGIKGDTATGGTKPATVETGAEVMVPLFITIGERIKIDTRNDSYLGRES; from the coding sequence ATGATCTCCAGTAACGACTTTCGCACCGGCGTCACAATTGAATTAGATGGGGTTGTGTGGCGGGTGGTTGAATTCCTCCATGTCAAACCCGGTAAAGGCTCGGCCTTTGTTCGCACGAAATTAAAGAATGTCCAGAATGGCAGCGTGATTGAGCGCACGTTTCGTGCGGCAGAGAGCGTGCCCCAAGCGACCTTAGAAAAAAATACGATGCAGTACACCTATAGAGAAGGTGAACAGTTAGTGTTTATGGATATGGGAACTTATGAAGAGACCCGTTTGAGTGAACAGCAAATTGGCGATCGCGTCAAGTACCTGAAAGAAGGGATGGAAGTGAATGTCGTCCGTTGGGGCGAACAAGTGCTGGAAGTTGAACTACCCAACTCGGTCGTTTTGGAAGTGACACAAACCGATCCGGGCATTAAAGGGGATACGGCAACGGGTGGAACTAAACCCGCAACGGTGGAAACTGGGGCTGAAGTGATGGTTCCGTTGTTCATTACGATTGGTGAACGGATTAAAATCGATACCCGTAACGATTCCTATCTGGGCCGAGAATCATAG
- a CDS encoding LmeA family phospholipid-binding protein, with protein MEFFTLLLTSLFTLVSPAGIALDTLAEQNIRDRLLAAETLEVRIDNTPSYQLINGKVDRLRIAGRGLSLIPGLRLDILEIETDAIDINPRELGRGAGNRPIRGLQKPLQAAVRVAVTEGDINTALQSPELYNQMQTLALSLFDSPLIQQIAARYTLVDRQVTFLPNNRVRFQTKVQERGYNDFLTLTVETGINVIEGQQLQLLSPAVWVNDRPAPRRLLTGILDLTRRFNLQRLENQGLRSRVLHFNLTPAGAEIILFLAVNP; from the coding sequence ATGGAATTTTTCACCCTTCTGCTCACCAGTCTGTTTACTTTAGTCTCTCCTGCGGGGATTGCCTTAGATACTTTGGCCGAACAAAATATTCGCGATCGCCTCTTAGCAGCAGAAACACTTGAAGTCCGCATTGATAACACACCCAGCTATCAATTAATCAATGGAAAAGTCGATCGCCTGCGAATTGCTGGCCGGGGATTATCATTAATCCCCGGCTTAAGACTTGATATTTTAGAAATAGAAACCGACGCCATTGATATCAACCCTAGAGAGTTAGGACGGGGTGCAGGAAATAGACCCATCCGGGGATTGCAAAAACCGTTACAGGCGGCAGTTCGGGTTGCTGTCACCGAGGGCGATATCAATACCGCCTTGCAGTCTCCGGAACTCTATAATCAAATGCAAACTTTAGCTTTGAGCTTATTTGATTCTCCCTTAATTCAACAAATTGCCGCCCGTTATACCCTAGTTGATCGCCAAGTTACTTTTTTACCCAATAACCGAGTCCGATTCCAAACCAAAGTACAAGAACGGGGATATAATGACTTTCTAACCTTAACCGTAGAAACAGGCATTAATGTTATTGAGGGTCAACAATTACAACTGCTTTCCCCCGCCGTCTGGGTGAACGATCGCCCAGCACCCCGACGATTACTCACGGGAATCTTAGATTTAACCCGAAGGTTTAATTTACAGCGGCTAGAAAATCAGGGTCTGCGATCGCGGGTATTACACTTTAACCTCACCCCAGCCGGTGCAGAAATTATCCTATTTTTGGCAGTAAACCCTTAG
- a CDS encoding IS1634 family transposase has product MTDIASDIIVQDIDHCGIVSGIIDEIGLVELINRELEPHPLTLVSPGIVVKAMILNGLGLVSAPLYLFPQFFVGKATEHLLGEGITPEMLNDDRLGRVLDELYKVGITQLFVKVALAAAKKFRVNTRSKHLDSTSFHVHGQYLREPNLTGEPVPIEITYGYSRDHRPDLKQFIVDLICSSDGDIPLYLRVASGNESDSAIFAKLMKEFRENWDMDGLFVADAALYNQENLRQINHLKWVSRVPASLKAAKELLSEPAESDLKKCQLDGYRIKSCEITYEDIKQRWLLVESEKRKESDLKQLKKKIKNLAEKGRAELKKLSQQKFACQPDAEQAVEQFNKKLRYHTITGFEILTVPYYTQPGRPPKGAKPAGYCYQIQGTLSENEAAIEQEKIRAGRFILATNVLDVNELSDEQILEEYKNQQSTERGFRFLKDPMFFTDSVFLKNSERIEALAMVMGLCLLVYSLGQRALREALAQAKKSIKNQVGKPTTTPTLRWVFQCFQSIHLLTVDGVKKITYLTDERRWILQFLGASCQKYYLLT; this is encoded by the coding sequence ATGACAGACATAGCATCTGATATCATAGTACAAGATATTGACCACTGTGGCATAGTCTCCGGCATCATTGATGAGATAGGGCTCGTCGAGCTGATTAACCGAGAACTGGAGCCTCACCCCCTGACGCTGGTGAGTCCAGGAATCGTTGTCAAAGCAATGATTCTCAATGGTTTAGGGTTGGTGAGCGCCCCATTGTACTTATTTCCCCAATTCTTTGTCGGCAAAGCGACTGAACATCTTCTCGGAGAGGGGATAACCCCAGAGATGCTCAATGATGACCGATTAGGTAGAGTGCTAGATGAACTCTATAAAGTAGGCATCACTCAACTATTTGTAAAAGTGGCCTTGGCGGCGGCTAAAAAGTTCCGAGTAAATACCCGAAGCAAGCACCTTGATTCAACATCGTTTCATGTTCATGGGCAATATCTGAGGGAACCTAACCTAACAGGAGAACCCGTTCCGATTGAGATTACTTATGGATACTCAAGAGACCACCGCCCGGACTTAAAACAATTTATCGTAGATTTGATTTGTAGTTCGGACGGAGATATACCGCTATATTTAAGAGTAGCCTCCGGTAATGAATCCGACTCAGCCATTTTTGCTAAATTGATGAAAGAATTTAGGGAAAACTGGGATATGGACGGATTATTTGTAGCCGATGCCGCCCTTTATAATCAAGAAAACTTAAGACAAATTAATCATTTGAAATGGGTGTCAAGAGTTCCGGCTTCTTTAAAAGCAGCTAAAGAATTGTTGAGCGAACCCGCCGAGTCAGACCTAAAAAAATGTCAATTGGATGGATATCGGATAAAAAGTTGTGAAATCACTTATGAAGATATTAAACAAAGATGGTTGCTAGTCGAAAGTGAAAAACGGAAAGAGTCTGACTTAAAGCAATTAAAGAAAAAAATTAAAAATTTAGCAGAAAAAGGCCGAGCAGAACTTAAGAAATTAAGTCAACAGAAATTTGCTTGTCAACCTGATGCAGAGCAAGCCGTTGAGCAATTCAACAAGAAGCTACGATATCATACAATTACCGGGTTTGAAATATTAACAGTTCCCTATTATACCCAACCCGGAAGACCACCCAAGGGAGCCAAGCCCGCTGGGTATTGTTATCAAATCCAAGGGACTTTATCAGAGAATGAGGCAGCTATAGAACAAGAGAAAATTCGAGCGGGAAGATTTATTCTGGCTACGAACGTCTTGGATGTTAATGAACTGAGCGATGAACAAATATTAGAGGAATACAAAAACCAACAATCGACGGAAAGAGGATTTCGGTTTTTAAAAGACCCGATGTTTTTTACCGATAGTGTATTCCTAAAAAATTCCGAACGAATAGAAGCCCTAGCAATGGTGATGGGATTGTGTTTGTTAGTGTATAGTTTAGGTCAAAGAGCATTAAGAGAGGCTCTGGCTCAAGCAAAAAAGTCGATTAAGAATCAAGTAGGTAAACCCACCACTACCCCAACTCTACGATGGGTTTTTCAATGTTTTCAATCCATTCATCTGCTTACGGTTGATGGCGTGAAGAAAATCACCTATTTAACTGATGAGCGGCGATGGATCCTTCAGTTCCTAGGGGCCTCCTGCCAGAAATATTATTTACTGACTTGA